The genomic interval CGAACGACACATAGATGGCGCTTTCCGTGCCCAGGTACAGCAGTCCACTCTTGACCGGGTCCTCCTGAATCACCTTGGCGTAACTCACCATGTTGCGCGGCAAGCCCGTGGTGATGGCGCGCCACGTGGCCCCGTAGTCGGTGGTTTTGTATACGAAGGGATCACGGTTGTTTTCCTGATGGAAGTCCACGGTGAGATACGTGGTGCCCGCCACATGACGCGACGGCACAATGCTGCGCAGCGAACCCCACGCCGGCAGATTCGGGATGTTCTTCGTGAGGTTCGTCCAGGTCACGCCGTTGTTGCGAGTCAGTTGCAACTGTCCGTCGTTGGTGCCCGCCCAGATCTCACCCTTGGTCTTCGGCGACTCGGCCAACCCGTACACCACCCCCGAGTACTCCACGCCGATATTGTCCGGCGTCAGACCGCCGGAGCTTTGCTGGCGGCTCTTGTCGTTGAGCGTGAGGTCGGGGCTGATCACCTGCCAGCTCTGCCCGCCGTCCTGCGTGCGGTGCACGAACTGACTGCCGACGTAGATGGTGTTGTGATCATGCGGCGAGATCTGCAGTGGCGCGTCCCACACAAAGCGGTACTTGTGGTCGGCGGGCACACCGTTCAACTGCTGCGGCCACACCTCCACGTTGCGGAACTGCCGGCGGTCTTCCTCGAAACGCACGACAATTCCGCCCACCATGCCGGAGCCCGACGCGGTGGACCAGATCAGCTTGGAGTTGGTGGGATCGGGCGTGGCCCACCCGCTTTCTCCGCCGCCTACCGAATGCCACATCGCCCGTGGAATGATCCCGCCGCCACCACCACCTTCCAGGCGACTGTTGCTGGGACCACGGTACGACGGCTCGTCCTGCTTGTTGCCGAGCACGTTGTACGGAATCTCGTTGTCTACGGTGACGTGATAGATCTGCGCGTTGCCGAGTCGTTGGCGAAACCAGGTCTTGCCGCGATTGGTGGAGATGGACAACCCCTGATCATGGGCGACAATCATGCGCGCGCCGTTCGTCGGATCAATCCACATGTCGTGGTGATCGCCACCCGGTGCGTCACCGCGGGTGAGGGTCGTCAGCGTGCGTCCACCGTCAATGGACTTGGCGAACGACGCGGTCAGGAAATACAGTTCGTTCTCGTTGTCCGAATTGACCACGGTGCGCGAGTAGTAGTGCGCGCGTCCCATGGCATTGCGGTCGGCGCTGATCATGGCCCAGTTCTCGCCGCCGTCATCAGAACGCCACAGCTGGCCGCTTTCCGTGGCCTCGCCGTTCCACGGCACCCCGTCGCCGGTTTCGATCATGGCATAGATGCGATCAGGATTGGACGGCGCGATAGCCAGCGCCACCTTGCCCACCGGTTTGGTCGGCAAGCCGTGTCCCGTCAGCCGCTTCCACGTGACACCACCGTCGCGCGACATGAACAGGCCGCTGCCGGGTCCACCGCTGGTGCGTCCCCAGGTATGAATCTCGATCTGCCACATGCCGGCAAACAGCACGCGCGGATTGCGCGGGTCCATCGCCAGGTCCGAGCAACCCGTCTTCTCATCGACGAACAGCGTCTTCGTCCACGTCGCACCGCCATCGGTGGAGCGGAACACCCCGCGTTCGGGCTGCGGGCCATATGCGGTCCCGAGTGCGCACGCATACACGATCTCGGGATTGGTGGGATGGATGACCATGCGTGCCACGCGGCCGGTCTTCTCCAATCCCATCAACGACCAGTTCTTCCCCGCGTCGAGGGACTTGTACACGCCCTGACCAATGGAGATGTGACTGCGGATGTGGGCCTCACCCGTTCCCGCCCACACCACGTTCGCGTCACTTCTCGCCACGGCGAGTGAGCCGATGGACTGCACGGGCTGATCGTCGAAAATCGCATCCCAGTGCACGCCGCCGTCGGTGGTCTTGTAGACGCCACCCGATGCGGACCCCACGTAGAAGGTGGAGGGATCACCGGGGATCCCCACCGCCGACGTGAAGCGATTGCCCTCGGGGCCGATGTAACGCCACGGGAGCGTGCGGTAGATGTCGGGGGCGATGACCGGCGCGGCGGCCGGGCGCGCTGCAGGGGTTGCCTGCGCCCGGGCCGTCGCGGCGTGCTGATGTGCGACCATCGTGGCAGCGGCCAGCACGAGCACCTCGAATCGCAATCGAGGAACACGAGGGATGTGAATCATCGAATCACTCTCCGTTGCTTCATGTCATAGCGATCGCCAGCGTTGAGCACGAGGTATGGCTTCTCACCGGCCGGCTGCGGATGGGACGTATCGTGAATCGCCACCTGCGCCTTGCCCATCACTTCAAACTGGTCACCGGTGACCACAATGGCCGTAGCTTCACTCAGCCCGATGCCCAGCAGATTCGGAAATTTCCCCATCACTTCCTGCAGATCGTTCCAGCGATTGCGCGTGTTGATATGCTGATCGATGGCCGACCGGCGCAGGAAGCGAAACGCCTGCTGATGCTCGGGCTCCGGCGCCATCATCAGTTGTGCGCCGGCAATGGCGCCGCGCACCAGATAGTCGCCCTGAATGGTGGCACCCGCCGAACTGCCCCCGATCACCCCGCCGCGGGCCAACACATCATGGAAGGCCTTATAGGTGCGTGTATTCGCGTATGAGTCTACAATGTTCCACTGGCGGCCCCCACAAACCACACCGCCCTTGCATCACGAAGCATCGACGCGAACTCGTCGGTGTCGGCGACTTTGGGATCGGCGGTGTGCAGCATGTGCAGATTCGTGAGACCGTACTTCTTCCACGAAGCCAAGACCGGCGCTTCCTCGTATACGATCGGTGTGCCGTCAGGCTTGCGATTGCCGCCCGCGGTGGGGACGATGATGATCTTGGCGCTCGGGCCGCCGGCCAACGCGATGAACTTCTCGATGATGCCGGAGCTGTCCAGTTGTCCGCCGCCCACGATCAGCAGGGTGCCTTTCGCCGGTCCGTACTCGGGGGCCGGCTGGGCGATCGCTCGAGAAACGAGTCCGGCGGCCATGACGAGGGTGGCCAGGGCGCAATAGAACGTCTGGTGCGTCGTCCGGCGGGTGGGTGAAAGGATTTTTGTCATGAAGGAAATTCTGGCACCTTCTCGCCTTTGGCGACAGGCATCTACAGAATTGGGAGTCCGTTCTTTCCCGTCCCCGCGCTCCGAGTTGTCCGATGCCCTCGTTCCGTCTTCTGGTACGCGCCACGCTGTTCGCGGTCCTGACCCTGACGGGTACCCGACCCGCCGTGCTGGCGGCCCAGCCGCGCATCACCACCCCCAAGGAGGCACTCGGCGCAAACTTTGGCGACGACTATTTCCTTGCCAATTACACCCAGCTGTCCGGCTACTGGCGGACGCT from Gemmatimonadaceae bacterium carries:
- a CDS encoding sialidase; its protein translation is MIHIPRVPRLRFEVLVLAAATMVAHQHAATARAQATPAARPAAAPVIAPDIYRTLPWRYIGPEGNRFTSAVGIPGDPSTFYVGSASGGVYKTTDGGVHWDAIFDDQPVQSIGSLAVARSDANVVWAGTGEAHIRSHISIGQGVYKSLDAGKNWSLMGLEKTGRVARMVIHPTNPEIVYACALGTAYGPQPERGVFRSTDGGATWTKTLFVDEKTGCSDLAMDPRNPRVLFAGMWQIEIHTWGRTSGGPGSGLFMSRDGGVTWKRLTGHGLPTKPVGKVALAIAPSNPDRIYAMIETGDGVPWNGEATESGQLWRSDDGGENWAMISADRNAMGRAHYYSRTVVNSDNENELYFLTASFAKSIDGGRTLTTLTRGDAPGGDHHDMWIDPTNGARMIVAHDQGLSISTNRGKTWFRQRLGNAQIYHVTVDNEIPYNVLGNKQDEPSYRGPSNSRLEGGGGGGIIPRAMWHSVGGGESGWATPDPTNSKLIWSTASGSGMVGGIVVRFEEDRRQFRNVEVWPQQLNGVPADHKYRFVWDAPLQISPHDHNTIYVGSQFVHRTQDGGQSWQVISPDLTLNDKSRQQSSGGLTPDNIGVEYSGVVYGLAESPKTKGEIWAGTNDGQLQLTRNNGVTWTNLTKNIPNLPAWGSLRSIVPSRHVAGTTYLTVDFHQENNRDPFVYKTTDYGATWRAITTGLPRNMVSYAKVIQEDPVKSGLLYLGTESAIYVSFDDGDTWQPLQNNLPHAPVSGIVVQEHFSDLVISTYGRGFFIMDDITPLRELNAGLLARPVNFFAPRAAYRFRPITAPSSTYDDPTVGQNPRYGASLTYYLKAPVAGRVTMTIADAKGTVVRTMTGTNTAGLNRVHWDLRYEPSAEVRLLTSPMYAAHIVTPPEGRVAPGTSQLSILAPPGTYTVTLRAGGAEQSQKLEVRKDPNTGGTEGDIAAQTTALLALRTSLNAAADAVRRIESVRLQLDAVARTVDDAALKKASTDLGAQLVDAEMNLVDLRQTGQGQDGVRFGSKLISKLGYLGGGVSSSDFRPTDSQEEVRTLLGDQLREQLRRIDTLLGTELERLNTLLKTRSIPNIIAPTPKPIGM
- a CDS encoding cyanophycinase, with amino-acid sequence MVCGGRQWNIVDSYANTRTYKAFHDVLARGGVIGGSSAGATIQGDYLVRGAIAGAQLMMAPEPEHQQAFRFLRRSAIDQHINTRNRWNDLQEVMGKFPNLLGIGLSEATAIVVTGDQFEVMGKAQVAIHDTSHPQPAGEKPYLVLNAGDRYDMKQRRVIR